Proteins from a genomic interval of Corythoichthys intestinalis isolate RoL2023-P3 chromosome 3, ASM3026506v1, whole genome shotgun sequence:
- the LOC130913944 gene encoding rho-related BTB domain-containing protein 2-like, with protein sequence MESCFVSRPSVNPMRHFLALLRSHLTESDMDYERPNVETIKCVVVGDNAVGKTRLICARACNATLTQYQLLATHVPTVWAIDQYRVCQEVLERSRDVVDDVSVSLRLWDTFGDHHKDRRFAYGRSDVVVLCFSIANPNSLYHVKTMWYPEIKHFCPRAPVILVGCQLDLRYADLEAVNRARRPLARPIKSNEILPPERGREVAKELGVPYYETSVVAQFGVKDVFDNAIRAALISRRHLQFWKSHLRNVQRPLLQAPFLPPKPPPPIITVPPPPTTTEEHPVGLLEDPHCADVILVLQERQKIFAHKIYLSTSSSKFYDLFIMETQNEETERPSRGPLSGRELLMRAASFDVCESSDEGDRANLRACTSDGTLKDSQGGRRGRLLSSWSRAFVSIQEELVDDPITYSPRPMTVVHMDQSMQLGPFRAVLRYLYTGQLDENEKELMHIAHIAELLEVFDLRMMVANILNNEAFMNQEITKAFHVRRTNRVKECLAKGTFSDVNFKLDDGTIMAHKPLLISSCDWMAAMFGGPFVESCTKEVLFPNTTRSCMRAVLEYLYTGRFCSRSDLDAMELIVLANRLCLPHLVALTELYTVTVLTEAAMMGADIDGEVLVYLDMAQFHGAQQLTGWCLHHICTNYNSVCRKFPRDMKAKSADNQDHFEKHRWPPVWFLKEDDHYQRARKERDKEDYLYQRRQCKRKWLFWNLPSAPNSNSSSSSSSAVI encoded by the exons ATGGAGTCGTGCTTTGTGTCTCGTCCCTCCGTCAACCCCATGCGGCACTTCCTCGCGTTATTACG CTCGCATTTGACAGAATCTGATATGGACTATGAGAGGCCCAACGTTGAAACCATCAAGTGTGTGGTGGTCGGAGACAACGCCGTCGGAAAGACCCGCCTTATTTGCGCTAGGGCCTGTAACGCTACACTCACACAGTACCAGTTACTGGCGACGCACGTGCCTACTGTCTGGGCTATAGACCAATACCGAGTATGCCAAGAG GTGTTAGAGCGTTCTAGAGATGTGGTGGACGATGTCAGTGTTTCCCTTCGACTTTGGGATACTTTCGGAGACCACCACAAGGACAGACGTTTTGCATACGGCAG GTCTGATGTGGTGGTACTGTGCTTTTCCATTGCCAATCCTAACTCTCTGTACCATGTGAAGACCATGTGGTACCCGGAGATTAAACACTTCTGTCCCCGTGCGCCGGTCATCCTGGTAGGCTGTCAGCTGGACCTACGCTACGCAGACTTGGAAGCGGTGAACAGAGCACGGAGGCCTTTGGCCAG ACCTATTAAATCCAATGAGATACTTCCTCCAGAGAGAGGTAGGGAGGTGGCCAAAGAGTTGGGAGTACCATATTACGAAACCAGTGTTGTCGCTCAATTTGGAGTTAAGGACGTCTTTGACAACGCTATCCGAGCTGCGCTCATATCCCGCCGCCACCTACAGTTTTGGAAGTCCCACCTTAGAAACGTGCAGCGGCCGCTCCTTCAGGCGCCCTTCCTGCCGCCGAAACCCCCACCCCCCATAATCACTGTGCCGCCTCCCCCGACGACCACAGAGGAGCACCCGGTCGGTCTTCTGGAGGACCCACActgtgctgacgtcatcctggTGCTCCAGGAGCGGCAAAAGATTTTTGCACACAAGATCTACTTATCGACATCGTCCTCAAAGTTCTACGACCTCTTTATCATGGAGACCCAAAACGAGGAGACGGAACGGCCCTCTCGCGGTCCACtctcgggcagagaactgttgaTGCGTGCAGCGAGTTTCGACGTGTGCGAGAGCAGTGACGAAGGAGACAGGGCCAACTTGAGAGCATGTACCAGTGACGGAACCCTGAAAGACTCGCAGGGAGGCAGGCGGGGGCGCTTGCTTTCCTCCTGGAGCCGAGCGTTTGTGAGCATTCAGGAGGAATTGGTGGACGATCCCATCACGTACAGCCCCAGGCCCATGACTGTGGTGCACATGGACCAGTCCATGCAACTGGGACCCTTTCGAGCAGTGCTTCGCTACCTGTATACGGGCCAGCTGGACGAGAACGAGAAAGAGCTTATGCACATTGCCCACATCGCCGAGCTGCTTGAGGTGTTCGATTTGCGCATGATGGTGGCAAACATACTCAACAATGAAGCCTTCATGAACCAAGAAATCACCAAAGCCTTCCATGTACGCCGAACAAACCGGGTCAAAGAGTGCTTGGCTAAAGGAACCTTCTCTG ATGTAAACTTCAAATTAGACGATGGAACCATTATGGCCCACAAGCCTCTGCTCATCTCAAGTTGTGACTGGATGGCAGCTATGTTTGGTGGACCTTTTGTGGAGAGTTGCACCAAAGAG GTTCTGTTTCCCAACACCACTCGCAGCTGTATGAGGGCTGTGCTGGAGTATCTTTACACGGGCCGCTTCTGTTCTCGTTCTGACCTGGACGCAATGGAACTTATTGTTCTTGCCAATCGTCTCTGCCTCCCCCACTTGGTTGCACTCACAG AACTCTACACGGTAACAGTGCTGACGGAGGCAGCAATGATGGGTGCTGACATTGACGGAGAGGTTTTGGTTTATCTTGACATGGCTCAG TTTCATGGAGCCCAGCAGCTGACTGGCTGGTGCCTTCACCACATCTGTACTAACTACAACAGTGTTTGCCGCAAGTTCCCCAGAGACATGAAGGCCAAGTCTGCAG ACAACCAAGATCACTTTGAGAAGCACCGTTGGCCGCCAGTGTGGTTCCTGAAGGAGGACGACCACTACCAAAGAGCACGCAAGGAACGCGACAAGGAGGACTACTTGTACCAGAGACGGCAATGTAAACGCAAGTGGCTCTTCTGGAACCTTCCTTCTGCTCCCAACTCGAACTCTTCTTCTTCTAGTTCATCTGCTGTCATCTGA